One region of Camelina sativa cultivar DH55 chromosome 6, Cs, whole genome shotgun sequence genomic DNA includes:
- the LOC104791156 gene encoding uncharacterized protein LOC104791156, with protein MAYFHLLISLLIFITFKPSISVVPDPTTQNLINRICKQTIDFKFCNQAITSQLIRRQTSIKTIAKLTAAKAWINAIQTLDNIEGTLLPKAKDRRDKTEFDACRKAYKLVDAHLDNALKYLYLRDYRFMRAYQALALVNISMCRTSFFYPTPMVYANWNMKMLTDIAIYAGKILAPPPPLRKKNKTP; from the coding sequence ATGGCTTATTTTCACCTACTTATCTCTCTTCTCATCTTCATTACCTTCAAACCTTCAATCTCCGTCGTCCCTGATCCAACAACACAAAACCTAATCAACAGAATCTGCAAACAAACAATCGATTTCAAGTTCTGCAACCAAGCAATCACGTCACAGCTAATCAGAAGACAAACCTCGATCAAAACAATCGCGAAACTAACCGCGGCTAAAGCTTGGATCAACGCGATACAAACGCTAGATAACATAGAAGGTACTCTTCTTCCGAAAGCGAAAGATCGTAGAGACAAAACAGAGTTCGATGCTTGTAGGAAAGCTTATAAGTTGGTGGATGCTCATTTAGACAACGCGTTGAAGTATTTGTATTTACGAGACTATAGGTTCATGAGAGCGTATCAAGCTCTTGCGCTTGTGAATATTTCCATGTGTAGGACGAGTTTTTTTTATCCGACGCCTATGGTTTATGCGAATTGGAACATGAAGATGTTGACGGATATTGCGATTTATGCTGGCAAGAttcttgctcctcctcctcctcttaggaagaagaacaagacgcCATGA
- the LOC104791155 gene encoding UPF0160 protein MYG1, mitochondrial-like, with protein MFGSRGLCCCSRIWNHSLFLKRSGSFRASFATNSVVAKQKRVGTHNGTFHCDETLACFILRLSNRFSDAHIVRTRDHEVLEKLDAALDVGGVYDPQSERYDHHQKGFTEVFGNGFNTKLSSAGLVYKCVHFHAKSWLPARSIVMECLAKRYDIDSTGEIMKLSKQCPWKLHIFELEEEMKIDPNIKYVLYQDDRSENWRIQAVSVTRDRFESRKALPLSWRGLEKEKLSEESSIPGCVFVHMSGFIGANRTYEGALAMARASLMG; from the exons ATGTTTGGGTCGAGAGGTCTCTGCTGCTGTAGCAGAATCTGGAATCATTCTCTGTTTCTGAAACGTTCTGGGAGCTTCCGAGCTAGTTTCGCGACCAATTCCGTAGTAGCGAAGCAGAAACGGGTCGGGACGCATAATGGAACATTCCACTGCGACGAAACCTTAGCTTGTTTCATCCTTCGTCTTTCAAATAGATTCTCCGATGCTCATATCGTACGAACCAGAGATCATGAG GTTTTGGAGAAGCTTGATGCGGCACTTGATGTTGGAGGTGTGTATGATCCTCAGAGTGAACGTTATGACCATCACCAGAAAGGATTCACTGAAGTGTTTGGGAACGGGTTTAACACTAAACTCAGTAGTGCTGGCCTTGTTTATAAG TGTGTTCATTTTCACGCGAAATCGTGGTTACCAGCTCGGTCAATTGTAATGGAGTGTCTTGCAAAACGGTATGACATAGACTCCACTGGAGAAATTATGAAGCTCAGTAAACAATGCCCA TGGAAACTCCATATATTCGAGCTCGAGGAAGAAATGAAGATTGATCCtaacataaaatatgttcttTACCAG GATGATAGAAGTGAAAATTGGAGAATCCAAGCGGTTTCGGTTACACGAGACAGGTTTGAGAGCCGTAAAGCTTTGCCCTTATCATGGAGAGGTCTAGAAAAGGAGAAGCTCTCTGAGGAAAGTTCAATTCCAGGATGTGTTTTTGTGCACATGAGTGGTTTCATTGGTGCAAACCGGACATATGAAGGTGCCTTAGCGATGGCAAGAGCCTCTTTGATGGGTTAG